A portion of the Pagrus major chromosome 8, Pma_NU_1.0 genome contains these proteins:
- the cnot2 gene encoding CCR4-NOT transcription complex subunit 2 isoform X4 produces MFGARKKFVEFVEVVDNDFSDEGMYYNQPMFPHRSDKDMLSSPSPSSSGQLSQLGASLYGPQSALGFSVRGMGNNTPQLNRNLTQGTQLPSHITPTTGVPTMSLHTPPSPSRGTLPMNTRNMLNHSQVGQGIGMSGRTNSMGSSGLGSPNRSSPSIICMPKQQPARQPFTINSMSGFGMNRNQAFGMNNSLSSNIFNGTVGMVTKPSTEQTQDFSIHNEDFPALPGPNYKDPTLNSDDNKTNLNSTSKSTSNADGPKFPGDKTASAQNNNQKKGIQVLPDGRVTNIPSGMVTDQFGMIGLLTFIRAAETDPGMVHLALGSDLTTLGLNLNSPENLYPKFASPWASSPCRPQDIDFHVPSEYLTNIHIRDKLAAIKLARYGEDLLFYLYYMNGGDLLQLLAAVELFNRDWRYHKEERVWITRAPGMEPTLKTNAYERGTYYFFDCLNWRKVAKEFHLEYDKLEERPHVPTTFNYNPAQQAF; encoded by the exons ATGTTTGGTGCTAGAAAGAAATTTGTAGAGTTCGTCGAGGTAGTCGATAACGACTTCTCCGATGAAGGCATGTACTACAACCAGCCGATGTTCCCACATCGATCGGACAAAGAC atgCTTTCATCTCCCTCGCCATCGTCGTCGGGTCAGCTGTCGCAGCTCGGTGCGAGTTTGTACGGTCCACAAA GTGCACTCGGCTTCTCGGTAAGGGGCATGGGGAATAATACGCCTCAGTTAAATCGAAATCTAACACAAGGCACGCAGCTACCCAGTCACATCACCCCCACGACGGGGGTCCCCACCATGTCCCTCCACACCCCTCCATCACCAAGCAG GGGGACATTACCGATGAACACGAGGAACATGCTGAATCACTCTCAGGTCGGTCAAGGCATCGGAATGAGCGGCAGGACCAACAGTATGGGCAGCTCGGGGCTGGGCAGCCCCAACCGCAGCTCGCCCAGTATCATCTGTATGCCCAAACAACAACCAGCACGGCAGCCCTTCACCATCAACAG CATGTCAGGATTTGGTATGAACCGCAATCAGGCTTTTGGGATGAACAACTCATTATCAAGCAACATCTTCAATGGCACAG tTGGCATGGTGACCAAGCCATCGACCGAACAGACACAGGATTTCTCCATCCATAACGAGGACTTCCCTGCACTGCCTGGCCCAAACTATAAGGACCCCACGTTGAACAGCGATGACAACAAAACT AACTTGAACTCCACAAGCAAGAGCACATCCAACGCAGATGGGCCCAAGTTCCCCGGAGACAAGACGGCCTCAGCACAGAACAACAACCAGAAGAAAGGCATCCAGGTGTTGCCCGATG gTCGGGTGACGAACATTCCCTCAGGAATGGTGACAGACCAATTCGGCATGATTGGCCTGTTGACGTTTATCCGGGCAGCGGAGACGGATCCGGGGATGGTCCATCTAGCGCTGGGAAGTGACCTCACGACACTGGGACTCAACTTAAACTCACCAGA GAACTTGTACCCCAAGTTCGCCTCGCCTTGGGCCTCATCGCCATGTCGACCTCAAGACATTG ACTTCCATGTTCCCTCTGAATACTTAACCAATATCCACATAAGGGACAAG TTGGCTGCAATTAAACTGGCTCGATATGGTGAAGACCTGTTGTTCTACCTGTACTACATGAACGGTGGAGACCTGCTACAGCTTCTGGCGGCAGTAGAGCT CTTTAACCGGGACTGGAGGTACCACAAAGAGGAGCGGGTTTGGATAACGAGGGCGCCTGGCATGGAGCCTACACTGAAGACCAATGCCTACGAGAGGGGAACGTACTACTTTTTTGATTGTCTTAACTGGAGGAAAGTAGCCAAG GAGTTTCATCTGGAGTATGACAAGCTGGAGGAGAGGCCACACGTGCCAACAACATTCAACTACAACCCAGCCCAGCAGGCCTTCTAA
- the cnot2 gene encoding CCR4-NOT transcription complex subunit 2 isoform X3 — protein sequence MFGARKKFVEFVEVVDNDFSDEGMYYNQPMFPHRSDKDMLSSPSPSSSGQLSQLGASLYGPQSALGFSVRGMGNNTPQLNRNLTQGTQLPSHITPTTGVPTMSLHTPPSPSRGTLPMNTRNMLNHSQVGQGIGMSGRTNSMGSSGLGSPNRSSPSIICMPKQQPARQPFTINSMSGFGMNRNQAFGMNNSLSSNIFNGTGWCGEPVGMVTKPSTEQTQDFSIHNEDFPALPGPNYKDPTLNSDDNKTNLNSTSKSTSNADGPKFPGDKTASAQNNNQKKGIQVLPDGRVTNIPSGMVTDQFGMIGLLTFIRAAETDPGMVHLALGSDLTTLGLNLNSPENLYPKFASPWASSPCRPQDIDFHVPSEYLTNIHIRDKLAAIKLARYGEDLLFYLYYMNGGDLLQLLAAVELFNRDWRYHKEERVWITRAPGMEPTLKTNAYERGTYYFFDCLNWRKVAKEFHLEYDKLEERPHVPTTFNYNPAQQAF from the exons ATGTTTGGTGCTAGAAAGAAATTTGTAGAGTTCGTCGAGGTAGTCGATAACGACTTCTCCGATGAAGGCATGTACTACAACCAGCCGATGTTCCCACATCGATCGGACAAAGAC atgCTTTCATCTCCCTCGCCATCGTCGTCGGGTCAGCTGTCGCAGCTCGGTGCGAGTTTGTACGGTCCACAAA GTGCACTCGGCTTCTCGGTAAGGGGCATGGGGAATAATACGCCTCAGTTAAATCGAAATCTAACACAAGGCACGCAGCTACCCAGTCACATCACCCCCACGACGGGGGTCCCCACCATGTCCCTCCACACCCCTCCATCACCAAGCAG GGGGACATTACCGATGAACACGAGGAACATGCTGAATCACTCTCAGGTCGGTCAAGGCATCGGAATGAGCGGCAGGACCAACAGTATGGGCAGCTCGGGGCTGGGCAGCCCCAACCGCAGCTCGCCCAGTATCATCTGTATGCCCAAACAACAACCAGCACGGCAGCCCTTCACCATCAACAG CATGTCAGGATTTGGTATGAACCGCAATCAGGCTTTTGGGATGAACAACTCATTATCAAGCAACATCTTCAATGGCACAGGTTGGTGTGGTGAGCCAG tTGGCATGGTGACCAAGCCATCGACCGAACAGACACAGGATTTCTCCATCCATAACGAGGACTTCCCTGCACTGCCTGGCCCAAACTATAAGGACCCCACGTTGAACAGCGATGACAACAAAACT AACTTGAACTCCACAAGCAAGAGCACATCCAACGCAGATGGGCCCAAGTTCCCCGGAGACAAGACGGCCTCAGCACAGAACAACAACCAGAAGAAAGGCATCCAGGTGTTGCCCGATG gTCGGGTGACGAACATTCCCTCAGGAATGGTGACAGACCAATTCGGCATGATTGGCCTGTTGACGTTTATCCGGGCAGCGGAGACGGATCCGGGGATGGTCCATCTAGCGCTGGGAAGTGACCTCACGACACTGGGACTCAACTTAAACTCACCAGA GAACTTGTACCCCAAGTTCGCCTCGCCTTGGGCCTCATCGCCATGTCGACCTCAAGACATTG ACTTCCATGTTCCCTCTGAATACTTAACCAATATCCACATAAGGGACAAG TTGGCTGCAATTAAACTGGCTCGATATGGTGAAGACCTGTTGTTCTACCTGTACTACATGAACGGTGGAGACCTGCTACAGCTTCTGGCGGCAGTAGAGCT CTTTAACCGGGACTGGAGGTACCACAAAGAGGAGCGGGTTTGGATAACGAGGGCGCCTGGCATGGAGCCTACACTGAAGACCAATGCCTACGAGAGGGGAACGTACTACTTTTTTGATTGTCTTAACTGGAGGAAAGTAGCCAAG GAGTTTCATCTGGAGTATGACAAGCTGGAGGAGAGGCCACACGTGCCAACAACATTCAACTACAACCCAGCCCAGCAGGCCTTCTAA
- the cnot2 gene encoding CCR4-NOT transcription complex subunit 2 isoform X1 produces MFGARKKFVEFVEVVDNDFSDEGMYYNQPMFPHRSDKDMLSSPSPSSSGQLSQLGASLYGPQSALGFSVRGMGNNTPQLNRNLTQGTQLPSHITPTTGVPTMSLHTPPSPSRGTLPMNTRNMLNHSQVGQGIGMSGRTNSMGSSGLGSPNRSSPSIICMPKQQPARQPFTINSMSGFGMNRNQAFGMNNSLSSNIFNGTGWCGEPDGSENVTGLDLSDFPALADRSRREGTGNPTPVLNPLAGRAPYVGMVTKPSTEQTQDFSIHNEDFPALPGPNYKDPTLNSDDNKTNLNSTSKSTSNADGPKFPGDKTASAQNNNQKKGIQVLPDGRVTNIPSGMVTDQFGMIGLLTFIRAAETDPGMVHLALGSDLTTLGLNLNSPENLYPKFASPWASSPCRPQDIDFHVPSEYLTNIHIRDKLAAIKLARYGEDLLFYLYYMNGGDLLQLLAAVELFNRDWRYHKEERVWITRAPGMEPTLKTNAYERGTYYFFDCLNWRKVAKEFHLEYDKLEERPHVPTTFNYNPAQQAF; encoded by the exons ATGTTTGGTGCTAGAAAGAAATTTGTAGAGTTCGTCGAGGTAGTCGATAACGACTTCTCCGATGAAGGCATGTACTACAACCAGCCGATGTTCCCACATCGATCGGACAAAGAC atgCTTTCATCTCCCTCGCCATCGTCGTCGGGTCAGCTGTCGCAGCTCGGTGCGAGTTTGTACGGTCCACAAA GTGCACTCGGCTTCTCGGTAAGGGGCATGGGGAATAATACGCCTCAGTTAAATCGAAATCTAACACAAGGCACGCAGCTACCCAGTCACATCACCCCCACGACGGGGGTCCCCACCATGTCCCTCCACACCCCTCCATCACCAAGCAG GGGGACATTACCGATGAACACGAGGAACATGCTGAATCACTCTCAGGTCGGTCAAGGCATCGGAATGAGCGGCAGGACCAACAGTATGGGCAGCTCGGGGCTGGGCAGCCCCAACCGCAGCTCGCCCAGTATCATCTGTATGCCCAAACAACAACCAGCACGGCAGCCCTTCACCATCAACAG CATGTCAGGATTTGGTATGAACCGCAATCAGGCTTTTGGGATGAACAACTCATTATCAAGCAACATCTTCAATGGCACAGGTTGGTGTGGTGAGCCAG ATGGGAGTGAAAATGTAACGGGGCTGGATCTGTCAGACTTCCCTGCGTTAGCAGACAGGAGTCGGAGAGAAGGGACTGGAAACCCAACACCGGTGCTCAACCCACTGGCTGGACGGGCTCCCTATG tTGGCATGGTGACCAAGCCATCGACCGAACAGACACAGGATTTCTCCATCCATAACGAGGACTTCCCTGCACTGCCTGGCCCAAACTATAAGGACCCCACGTTGAACAGCGATGACAACAAAACT AACTTGAACTCCACAAGCAAGAGCACATCCAACGCAGATGGGCCCAAGTTCCCCGGAGACAAGACGGCCTCAGCACAGAACAACAACCAGAAGAAAGGCATCCAGGTGTTGCCCGATG gTCGGGTGACGAACATTCCCTCAGGAATGGTGACAGACCAATTCGGCATGATTGGCCTGTTGACGTTTATCCGGGCAGCGGAGACGGATCCGGGGATGGTCCATCTAGCGCTGGGAAGTGACCTCACGACACTGGGACTCAACTTAAACTCACCAGA GAACTTGTACCCCAAGTTCGCCTCGCCTTGGGCCTCATCGCCATGTCGACCTCAAGACATTG ACTTCCATGTTCCCTCTGAATACTTAACCAATATCCACATAAGGGACAAG TTGGCTGCAATTAAACTGGCTCGATATGGTGAAGACCTGTTGTTCTACCTGTACTACATGAACGGTGGAGACCTGCTACAGCTTCTGGCGGCAGTAGAGCT CTTTAACCGGGACTGGAGGTACCACAAAGAGGAGCGGGTTTGGATAACGAGGGCGCCTGGCATGGAGCCTACACTGAAGACCAATGCCTACGAGAGGGGAACGTACTACTTTTTTGATTGTCTTAACTGGAGGAAAGTAGCCAAG GAGTTTCATCTGGAGTATGACAAGCTGGAGGAGAGGCCACACGTGCCAACAACATTCAACTACAACCCAGCCCAGCAGGCCTTCTAA
- the lrrc10 gene encoding leucine-rich repeat-containing protein 10, with product MGNAVRGVVAFIPSERCQRFLVGDLKEMPLDRTLDLSGRQLRRLPVAACVFDELVKLYLSDNNLSSLPPELQGLKKLQLLALDFNCFEELPAAVCRLPQLSILYLGNNRLYSLPRELSDLKELTTLWLETNCFTVFPAVVCELPNLKTLHLGYNQIQSLPKELSRLEELRSVWLAGNQLAEFPPVLLEMHFLAVIDVDRNKIRRFPGLSHLQGLKLVIYDHNPCVNAPVVGEGVRRVGRWADCADDEKEDEGSKAASETTAEVTDAHTEEEHNI from the coding sequence ATGGGGAACGCCGTGCGAGGCGTCGTTGCCTTCATTCCCTCAGAGCGCTGCCAACGCTTCCTAGTGGGCGACCTGAAGGAGATGCCACTCGATCGGACCCTCGACCTGAGCGGCCGGCAGCTGCGTCGGCTGCCTGTGGCTGCCTGCGTCTTCGATGAGCTGGTGAAGCTCTACCTGAGTGACAACAACCTCAGTAGTTTACCTCCTGAGCTGCAGGGCCTAAAGAAGCTGCAGCTCCTGGCCCTCGACTTTAACTGCTTTGAAGAGCTCCCTGCAGCCGTTTGCAGATTGCCCCAGCTGAGCATCCTTTACCTGGGTAACAACAGGCTTTACAGCCTCCCCAGAGAGCTGAGTGATCTCAAGGAACTTACCACTCTGTGGCTGGAGACTAATTGCTTCACTGTTTTCCCTGCTGTGGTTTGCGAGCTCCCTAATCTCAAGACCCTGCACCTCGGTTATAACCAGATACAGAGTTTACCTAAAGAGCTTAGCAGGCTGGAGGAGCTGAGAAGTGTCTGGCTTGCGGGGAACCAGCTGGCAGAGTTCCCACCAGTGTTGCTGGAAATGCACTTTCTCGCCGTCATTGACGTGGATCGGAACAAAATACGCCGCTTCCCGGGCCTGTCTCACTTGCAGGGCTTGAAGCTGGTCATATACGACCACAACCCCTGCGTGAACGCCCCGGTAGTGGGGGAGGGAGTCCGAAGAGTCGGGCGCTGGGCGGACTGCGCGGACGACGAAAAGGAGGACGAAGGGTCAAAAGCAGCGAGCGAGACCACGGCAGAGGTTACGGACGCACACACCGAGGAGGAGCACAACATCTAG
- the cnot2 gene encoding CCR4-NOT transcription complex subunit 2 isoform X2: MFGARKKFVEFVEVVDNDFSDEGMYYNQPMFPHRSDKDMLSSPSPSSSGQLSQLGASLYGPQSALGFSVRGMGNNTPQLNRNLTQGTQLPSHITPTTGVPTMSLHTPPSPSRGTLPMNTRNMLNHSQVGQGIGMSGRTNSMGSSGLGSPNRSSPSIICMPKQQPARQPFTINSMSGFGMNRNQAFGMNNSLSSNIFNGTDGSENVTGLDLSDFPALADRSRREGTGNPTPVLNPLAGRAPYVGMVTKPSTEQTQDFSIHNEDFPALPGPNYKDPTLNSDDNKTNLNSTSKSTSNADGPKFPGDKTASAQNNNQKKGIQVLPDGRVTNIPSGMVTDQFGMIGLLTFIRAAETDPGMVHLALGSDLTTLGLNLNSPENLYPKFASPWASSPCRPQDIDFHVPSEYLTNIHIRDKLAAIKLARYGEDLLFYLYYMNGGDLLQLLAAVELFNRDWRYHKEERVWITRAPGMEPTLKTNAYERGTYYFFDCLNWRKVAKEFHLEYDKLEERPHVPTTFNYNPAQQAF; this comes from the exons ATGTTTGGTGCTAGAAAGAAATTTGTAGAGTTCGTCGAGGTAGTCGATAACGACTTCTCCGATGAAGGCATGTACTACAACCAGCCGATGTTCCCACATCGATCGGACAAAGAC atgCTTTCATCTCCCTCGCCATCGTCGTCGGGTCAGCTGTCGCAGCTCGGTGCGAGTTTGTACGGTCCACAAA GTGCACTCGGCTTCTCGGTAAGGGGCATGGGGAATAATACGCCTCAGTTAAATCGAAATCTAACACAAGGCACGCAGCTACCCAGTCACATCACCCCCACGACGGGGGTCCCCACCATGTCCCTCCACACCCCTCCATCACCAAGCAG GGGGACATTACCGATGAACACGAGGAACATGCTGAATCACTCTCAGGTCGGTCAAGGCATCGGAATGAGCGGCAGGACCAACAGTATGGGCAGCTCGGGGCTGGGCAGCCCCAACCGCAGCTCGCCCAGTATCATCTGTATGCCCAAACAACAACCAGCACGGCAGCCCTTCACCATCAACAG CATGTCAGGATTTGGTATGAACCGCAATCAGGCTTTTGGGATGAACAACTCATTATCAAGCAACATCTTCAATGGCACAG ATGGGAGTGAAAATGTAACGGGGCTGGATCTGTCAGACTTCCCTGCGTTAGCAGACAGGAGTCGGAGAGAAGGGACTGGAAACCCAACACCGGTGCTCAACCCACTGGCTGGACGGGCTCCCTATG tTGGCATGGTGACCAAGCCATCGACCGAACAGACACAGGATTTCTCCATCCATAACGAGGACTTCCCTGCACTGCCTGGCCCAAACTATAAGGACCCCACGTTGAACAGCGATGACAACAAAACT AACTTGAACTCCACAAGCAAGAGCACATCCAACGCAGATGGGCCCAAGTTCCCCGGAGACAAGACGGCCTCAGCACAGAACAACAACCAGAAGAAAGGCATCCAGGTGTTGCCCGATG gTCGGGTGACGAACATTCCCTCAGGAATGGTGACAGACCAATTCGGCATGATTGGCCTGTTGACGTTTATCCGGGCAGCGGAGACGGATCCGGGGATGGTCCATCTAGCGCTGGGAAGTGACCTCACGACACTGGGACTCAACTTAAACTCACCAGA GAACTTGTACCCCAAGTTCGCCTCGCCTTGGGCCTCATCGCCATGTCGACCTCAAGACATTG ACTTCCATGTTCCCTCTGAATACTTAACCAATATCCACATAAGGGACAAG TTGGCTGCAATTAAACTGGCTCGATATGGTGAAGACCTGTTGTTCTACCTGTACTACATGAACGGTGGAGACCTGCTACAGCTTCTGGCGGCAGTAGAGCT CTTTAACCGGGACTGGAGGTACCACAAAGAGGAGCGGGTTTGGATAACGAGGGCGCCTGGCATGGAGCCTACACTGAAGACCAATGCCTACGAGAGGGGAACGTACTACTTTTTTGATTGTCTTAACTGGAGGAAAGTAGCCAAG GAGTTTCATCTGGAGTATGACAAGCTGGAGGAGAGGCCACACGTGCCAACAACATTCAACTACAACCCAGCCCAGCAGGCCTTCTAA